A single Bacillus sp. OxB-1 DNA region contains:
- a CDS encoding FecCD family ABC transporter permease — MKEGTVVAHYQHSVKRKVLILVLLTAILLCSVLYSVSVGTVSIPLKELIGIVTQSGEGSMNAYIVYEIRLPRIVMAIITGMALASAGVIMQVLLRNPLASPFTLGVSSGASFGAALAIVLGTSVFGINLTAGNQWMIALNAFVFGCLSVFLVYGISRMKSGSTTVLLLAGVAIGQLFSAGVSALKYFSNNEALKDLVVWLMGGFWGSNWQVIQFLVPLVFVSFLILLKFSWDLNALSSGEEVAKTLGVNVKRLRIAALFLVTLVASATIAFTGIIGFIGLVAPHIGRMIIGVDNRYLLPCACLMGAIILLLSDTFARTVLSPIEIPVGIITSAIGAPFFIWLLVQKRKDYWA, encoded by the coding sequence ATGAAGGAAGGAACAGTCGTTGCTCACTATCAGCATTCTGTAAAAAGAAAGGTTTTAATACTAGTTTTACTGACGGCTATATTGCTTTGCTCCGTCCTCTACTCTGTAAGCGTCGGAACTGTTTCCATTCCGCTGAAGGAATTGATCGGGATCGTTACACAGAGCGGCGAGGGATCGATGAATGCGTATATCGTCTATGAAATCCGCCTGCCCCGCATTGTCATGGCAATTATTACAGGGATGGCCTTGGCAAGTGCGGGAGTGATCATGCAGGTTTTATTGCGGAATCCTTTGGCGAGTCCGTTTACGCTTGGCGTATCGAGCGGAGCTTCGTTCGGAGCGGCGCTTGCCATCGTGCTCGGCACAAGCGTTTTCGGAATAAATTTGACGGCAGGAAATCAATGGATGATTGCGCTCAATGCGTTTGTCTTCGGCTGTTTGTCCGTCTTTCTCGTATACGGAATATCCCGGATGAAAAGCGGTTCGACGACGGTATTATTGTTGGCGGGAGTGGCGATCGGTCAATTGTTTTCGGCCGGGGTTTCTGCATTGAAGTATTTCTCGAATAACGAGGCACTGAAGGATCTCGTTGTGTGGTTGATGGGCGGCTTTTGGGGATCCAATTGGCAAGTGATTCAATTTTTGGTGCCATTGGTTTTCGTGTCATTCCTCATTCTTTTGAAGTTCTCTTGGGATTTGAATGCGCTCAGTTCGGGAGAGGAAGTGGCGAAGACGTTGGGGGTCAATGTGAAGAGACTTCGAATTGCCGCGTTGTTCCTCGTCACGCTCGTTGCTTCTGCCACGATCGCTTTCACCGGCATCATCGGATTCATCGGCCTGGTGGCACCGCATATCGGCAGGATGATTATCGGGGTGGACAACCGGTATTTGCTGCCGTGCGCCTGCTTAATGGGGGCCATCATCCTGCTGTTATCCGATACATTTGCGCGTACAGTCCTGTCCCCGATTGAAATCCCGGTCGGCATTATCACATCTGCGATCGGGGCGCCGTTTTTCATTTGGCTGCTTGTTCAAAAAAGAAAGGATTATTGGGCGTAA
- a CDS encoding M28 family peptidase, whose product MKKSSRLLLSLLMAVAFVFLPATANAAPPNQQASQAMDNKIVKKIDKEKIYEHVHELSVNIGPRVAGTEGERQAVDYIVSQYESYGLDVEIQPFEFQRRIDGELVTFTSHNVIATKAPHKNHATGEILYLGSHHDSVPGVPGASDNASGVGVNLEIARVISNMPTTTEIRFLTFGAEEFGLLGSRHYVSTLTEDEKSRSVGMFNFDMVGSKNAGEMIMFTVDGQRNIITNTGASASLRVYEPLTYGKVGRSDHQPFHDAGIPSAVFTYAPLEPEYHQPTDTIDKISKEKMDNVAKTVAAALYQLARKQTPALDNSNVGPKPVEPPFENRPL is encoded by the coding sequence ATGAAGAAATCTTCGAGGTTGCTTTTGTCTCTACTTATGGCTGTGGCATTCGTATTTTTGCCGGCTACGGCCAATGCGGCTCCACCGAATCAACAAGCATCACAGGCCATGGACAACAAAATCGTTAAAAAGATTGATAAAGAAAAAATTTATGAACATGTGCATGAGCTATCTGTAAACATCGGTCCTCGTGTCGCTGGCACAGAAGGAGAAAGACAAGCTGTTGACTATATCGTATCCCAGTATGAATCATACGGCTTGGATGTTGAAATCCAGCCTTTCGAATTTCAAAGACGGATCGACGGGGAGCTCGTGACATTTACGTCTCATAATGTCATTGCGACTAAAGCGCCGCATAAAAATCATGCAACAGGGGAAATTCTTTATCTTGGATCCCACCACGACTCCGTTCCTGGAGTACCTGGCGCAAGTGATAATGCGTCCGGTGTTGGAGTAAACCTTGAAATTGCCCGAGTCATCAGTAACATGCCAACAACTACAGAGATTCGCTTCTTGACGTTCGGCGCAGAGGAGTTTGGATTATTAGGATCCAGGCATTATGTATCTACCTTAACTGAAGATGAAAAGTCGCGCTCGGTAGGGATGTTCAACTTTGACATGGTTGGCAGTAAAAATGCAGGTGAAATGATTATGTTCACTGTGGATGGCCAAAGAAATATTATTACAAACACAGGGGCATCCGCAAGTTTACGAGTGTACGAGCCACTTACTTACGGTAAGGTTGGTCGAAGCGATCATCAACCGTTCCATGATGCCGGCATTCCGTCAGCAGTGTTTACTTATGCACCGCTTGAGCCCGAATATCACCAGCCAACCGATACAATCGACAAAATCAGCAAAGAAAAAATGGACAACGTAGCGAAAACTGTCGCTGCCGCCCTTTATCAACTTGCAAGAAAACAGACGCCAGCCCTAGACAATTCCAATGTAGGGCCGAAACCAGTAGAACCACCATTTGAAAACCGACCGTTGTAA
- a CDS encoding (2Fe-2S) ferredoxin domain-containing protein has translation MATWDLSSTCAHVLICNGSSCLKKQGEEMTVAIREALTEQGLDDRVHTARTKCQGRCKDAPTVIVYPEGTWYQKLTPEEAGPLAAAIGKGERLLEKVSHTFNGLGFDRHNEAPVGIKKTEEKLKAVSK, from the coding sequence ATGGCGACATGGGATTTATCGTCAACTTGTGCACATGTGTTAATTTGCAATGGTTCGAGCTGTTTGAAGAAGCAGGGGGAAGAAATGACAGTAGCCATCCGCGAAGCTTTGACGGAGCAAGGATTGGACGACCGCGTGCATACGGCGCGGACAAAATGCCAAGGACGTTGCAAAGACGCACCGACTGTCATCGTTTATCCGGAAGGGACCTGGTATCAGAAACTGACGCCGGAAGAGGCGGGGCCTTTGGCAGCGGCGATCGGCAAGGGGGAACGGTTGCTTGAAAAGGTGAGCCATACGTTCAATGGCTTAGGTTTCGACCGGCATAATGAGGCACCGGTTGGAATCAAGAAGACGGAAGAGAAGTTGAAGGCTGTATCGAAATAG
- a CDS encoding ABC transporter substrate-binding protein, translating into MKNYIKLLFACVLLLGIGTACSNAATTQPAAVAEEKPEVPETITFEDSTGKEFTLELPLERVVVINRNTAEALKVLGVDKEIIATGDTTLENNPYLGFEDRPDVGKTSEINFETILSLNPQVVFTFTNRPDSTLEEKLEPAGIQVVRINNYLPESMDEELQLLGKLFGKEEKAAEFLTWKHGIEELLEKRVADIPDDEKKTVMALSVGALNSQGAYQVFPSQSLDGKPGVGEGVATLLAGGIDAADLQWDPSEASTTIRVDEEYVLERNPEVLTLHGTWLGGYETTDFTEYEEVYQHLLNTTSIPKLSAGKTEDVYIFHTNIIGSDKRYIGTLQLAKYLYPERFEDIDPDAYLKEYFEKWLGVENQGIWYYTPTEKD; encoded by the coding sequence ATGAAGAATTATATAAAACTATTGTTCGCTTGCGTATTGCTGCTTGGCATCGGGACGGCTTGTTCCAACGCCGCGACGACGCAGCCGGCTGCTGTTGCGGAAGAGAAACCGGAAGTGCCGGAGACGATTACATTCGAAGATTCGACAGGGAAGGAGTTCACTCTCGAACTTCCGCTGGAACGGGTCGTGGTCATCAATCGCAATACGGCCGAGGCGTTGAAAGTCTTAGGAGTGGACAAAGAGATTATCGCGACAGGAGATACGACGCTTGAGAATAATCCGTATCTTGGTTTCGAAGATCGCCCGGATGTCGGGAAAACAAGTGAAATCAATTTTGAGACGATTCTTAGTTTGAATCCACAAGTCGTTTTTACCTTTACGAACCGGCCGGATTCCACGTTGGAAGAGAAACTGGAGCCTGCGGGAATTCAAGTTGTCCGGATTAATAATTACCTTCCGGAATCGATGGATGAAGAACTGCAATTGCTCGGAAAGTTATTCGGCAAGGAGGAAAAGGCCGCGGAATTTTTAACCTGGAAACATGGAATTGAAGAGTTGCTGGAAAAACGGGTCGCGGACATTCCAGATGATGAAAAGAAAACAGTCATGGCGCTTTCGGTAGGGGCTCTCAATTCTCAAGGGGCTTATCAAGTGTTTCCGAGTCAGTCATTGGACGGGAAACCGGGTGTCGGGGAAGGCGTTGCCACGTTACTGGCGGGCGGTATCGATGCCGCAGACTTACAATGGGATCCGAGTGAAGCATCGACAACCATCCGTGTCGATGAAGAATATGTATTGGAACGGAATCCGGAAGTGCTGACTCTCCATGGAACATGGCTGGGCGGTTATGAAACGACTGATTTCACAGAGTATGAAGAAGTCTATCAGCATTTGCTGAACACAACGTCGATTCCAAAACTGTCAGCGGGGAAGACGGAGGATGTGTACATTTTCCATACAAATATCATCGGATCGGATAAACGATATATCGGAACTCTTCAACTGGCAAAATACTTATATCCCGAGCGCTTTGAAGATATCGATCCCGATGCTTACTTGAAAGAGTACTTTGAAAAATGGCTCGGTGTTGAGAATCAAGGGATCTGGTACTACACACCAACTGAAAAGGATTAA
- a CDS encoding ABC transporter substrate-binding protein, with translation MIKQKLSALGLLLLLLVGGCADKGVENGADKETSTAEQEMLTIENNGVELPIADVPQRAVTLNQHVTEVMLALGLEDHMVGTAYLDDEILPEYREAYEKIDVLADAYPSKEIFLGKDPDFAYAGWASAFKEDSLGTQEELLAQGIIPYLHQSSTIVGPKLDDIFTDIDNIGKIFGVEDRSAKLISDMKSQIEEIKQTIPVSDEKKRVFVFDSGDTSALTVGQNFLNELITIAGGDNIFSDLEKNWGQVNWEEVVERNPEIIVIIDYGDTTVDQKIDFLNSVSMLADTTAIQEQHFVVVPLSAAAEGVRIPMALETIVEGFYNPSN, from the coding sequence ATGATAAAACAAAAATTAAGTGCATTGGGATTACTGCTTTTGCTGCTGGTCGGTGGGTGTGCAGACAAGGGTGTAGAGAACGGTGCGGATAAGGAGACTTCAACTGCTGAACAAGAGATGCTCACCATCGAAAATAACGGAGTGGAGCTGCCGATTGCCGACGTCCCGCAGCGTGCCGTCACACTGAACCAGCATGTCACGGAAGTGATGTTGGCGCTCGGTCTGGAAGATCATATGGTGGGCACCGCGTACCTCGATGATGAAATCCTGCCCGAATACCGAGAGGCCTATGAGAAGATTGACGTCCTTGCAGATGCCTACCCGTCCAAAGAAATATTTCTTGGCAAGGATCCGGACTTTGCCTACGCCGGTTGGGCCAGTGCATTCAAAGAAGACAGCCTGGGGACGCAAGAGGAGCTGCTGGCACAGGGGATCATCCCATATTTACATCAGTCCTCGACAATCGTCGGACCCAAGCTTGATGACATTTTCACGGATATCGACAACATCGGGAAAATTTTCGGAGTCGAGGATCGCTCGGCCAAACTGATTTCCGACATGAAGTCGCAGATCGAGGAAATCAAACAGACCATCCCGGTCTCCGATGAAAAGAAACGGGTCTTTGTCTTCGATAGCGGCGATACATCCGCCCTCACCGTCGGACAAAATTTCTTGAATGAACTCATCACGATTGCAGGCGGTGACAATATTTTCAGCGACCTTGAGAAGAATTGGGGACAAGTCAATTGGGAGGAGGTCGTGGAGCGAAATCCAGAAATCATCGTCATCATCGACTATGGCGATACGACCGTTGACCAGAAAATCGATTTTCTGAATAGCGTATCCATGTTGGCCGATACGACCGCTATCCAAGAGCAACACTTCGTCGTAGTCCCTCTTTCTGCAGCCGCGGAAGGTGTACGGATTCCTATGGCTCTGGAAACGATCGTCGAAGGCTTTTATAACCCATCCAACTAA
- a CDS encoding ABC transporter ATP-binding protein → MTLKINNLSMFLGKRQVLKNISAQFNQGEIVSIIGPNGAGKSTLLKCLATIYKTAKGAITINGRDITTIPSRELATLIGFVPQHSTSHFPLTVMETVMLGRKPYIKWGVQPRDLEAVEAVMKTLHIDSMSARFLDELSGGQRQKVLLARALAQEPTILMLDEPTSALDMKHQLEVLELVKQFAEDQHHLIILVLHDLELASRYSDVLVLLKEGEIHTVGKPEDVLTVDNLASVYGVESKIEKDEYGHKITAIQPISEGVLPV, encoded by the coding sequence GTGACTTTAAAAATCAATAATTTATCGATGTTCCTTGGGAAGCGGCAAGTGTTGAAAAATATTAGCGCCCAATTTAATCAAGGGGAGATTGTCAGTATCATCGGCCCAAACGGCGCTGGCAAATCCACTTTGCTCAAATGCCTCGCCACCATTTATAAAACGGCAAAAGGGGCCATTACGATCAATGGCCGGGACATCACGACTATCCCATCCAGAGAACTAGCCACTTTAATCGGCTTCGTCCCCCAGCATTCGACAAGCCATTTTCCCTTGACCGTCATGGAAACGGTCATGCTCGGGAGGAAGCCTTACATTAAATGGGGCGTCCAACCTCGCGATTTGGAGGCAGTCGAAGCAGTGATGAAAACGCTGCATATCGACTCGATGAGTGCCCGATTTTTGGATGAATTAAGCGGAGGGCAACGGCAAAAAGTACTGTTGGCCAGAGCATTGGCGCAAGAGCCGACAATCCTGATGCTGGATGAGCCGACTTCGGCATTGGATATGAAGCATCAATTGGAAGTGCTGGAATTGGTCAAGCAGTTTGCAGAGGACCAGCACCATTTGATCATCCTGGTGCTCCATGACCTGGAATTGGCCTCCCGTTATTCGGATGTCCTTGTTTTATTGAAAGAAGGGGAAATTCACACAGTCGGCAAGCCGGAAGATGTATTGACTGTCGACAATTTGGCATCGGTCTATGGCGTTGAATCCAAAATTGAGAAGGACGAGTATGGACATAAAATTACGGCGATCCAGCCGATCAGTGAGGGGGTTCTCCCGGTATGA
- a CDS encoding FecCD family ABC transporter permease, translating to MSLVQQRAKSASSKTVAIVPVFIALFILLLVSITLAVIIGPVSIHPLTVWKIVLNQLPLSSPLFDIDWGRPEERIIWDIRLPRVLLGGVVGAGLAVVGVGIQALVRNSLADPYILGVSSGASVGATVVILFGAFSMFGQYALSVAAFGGALLSIIFVYFIAHVGGRLTTTRLLLAGVVVSMILSAVTSYIVISAPNEQGIRNAMFWMMGSLAGAKWSYLVIPAPIVLAGLLYLLARFRALNLLLLGEETAGTLGISVHRFRKELIIVTALLTGVIVAVSGAIGFVGLMIPHLVRLAIGADHRKVLPVSALVGAIFIIWADVFARIAVAPEELPIGIITALCGGPFFIWLLRKSDYSFGGDGS from the coding sequence ATGTCACTAGTGCAACAAAGAGCCAAATCAGCCAGTTCCAAGACCGTCGCCATTGTGCCGGTCTTTATCGCTCTATTCATCCTCCTGTTGGTCTCCATCACGTTGGCCGTCATCATCGGGCCCGTTTCCATCCACCCTCTGACCGTCTGGAAAATTGTATTGAATCAACTGCCGCTTTCCTCCCCGTTATTTGACATCGACTGGGGTCGGCCTGAAGAACGGATCATCTGGGACATCCGCCTTCCCCGCGTGCTGCTCGGCGGGGTCGTCGGGGCGGGGCTGGCGGTCGTCGGGGTCGGAATACAGGCACTCGTCCGAAATTCCTTGGCGGATCCTTATATTTTGGGCGTCTCTTCCGGTGCTTCGGTCGGGGCTACCGTCGTCATCCTGTTCGGGGCGTTCAGCATGTTCGGCCAATATGCGCTTTCGGTTGCCGCTTTCGGAGGTGCTTTGCTCTCGATCATTTTCGTCTATTTCATTGCCCACGTGGGGGGCCGGCTGACAACGACTCGACTTTTATTGGCTGGAGTCGTCGTATCGATGATTTTATCAGCGGTCACCAGTTATATCGTCATCTCCGCGCCGAATGAACAAGGGATCCGCAATGCCATGTTTTGGATGATGGGAAGCTTGGCGGGAGCGAAATGGAGTTATCTCGTCATCCCCGCGCCAATAGTGCTTGCCGGCCTACTGTACCTGCTGGCGAGGTTCCGGGCCCTCAACTTATTGCTGCTCGGCGAAGAAACGGCGGGCACTCTTGGAATCAGCGTGCATCGGTTCCGGAAAGAACTGATTATAGTCACGGCCTTATTGACGGGAGTCATCGTTGCGGTCAGCGGGGCGATCGGGTTTGTCGGATTGATGATTCCCCATCTCGTCCGTCTGGCAATCGGAGCGGATCATCGGAAAGTGTTGCCGGTCAGCGCATTGGTCGGTGCCATCTTCATTATTTGGGCGGATGTTTTCGCCCGGATTGCCGTGGCACCCGAAGAACTGCCCATCGGTATCATCACCGCATTATGCGGCGGACCGTTCTTCATCTGGCTATTGAGAAAAAGTGATTATTCTTTTGGAGGCGATGGATCTTGA
- a CDS encoding class I SAM-dependent methyltransferase, which yields MKIDVTGKVDFAEMWREGIKDWDGNLPERMVNDDLEESFWEQMMERKSGVDAYSLSISEELLTLVGQKDKVLEIGPGWGNYTFSLAQHARHITCVDSSASVLAYLKEESGGKGLTNLDYVHSKWEDFQAEKAYDVVFGMNCFYRMFDIAESMRTIDRAAKRLAIVGMTSGPLAPHYTDLQQSGYALKMPRRDYIHLINVLYELGIYANCRIIPLTRTNTYETYDQLLTANRSRFPDDSIDPRVLGEALDRYVVYENGKYIYSYPFHSALIYWTPGRGN from the coding sequence ATGAAAATTGATGTGACAGGTAAAGTCGATTTCGCAGAAATGTGGCGGGAAGGCATTAAAGACTGGGACGGCAATTTGCCGGAGCGGATGGTCAATGACGACTTGGAAGAGTCGTTTTGGGAGCAGATGATGGAGCGGAAATCAGGCGTGGACGCGTACAGCCTCTCGATCAGCGAAGAATTGCTTACGCTTGTCGGGCAAAAGGATAAGGTGCTGGAAATCGGACCGGGCTGGGGCAATTATACGTTTTCATTGGCGCAACATGCCCGGCACATCACATGCGTGGACAGCTCCGCCAGTGTCCTTGCCTATTTGAAAGAGGAAAGCGGAGGAAAAGGGCTGACCAACTTGGATTATGTCCATTCCAAATGGGAGGATTTTCAGGCGGAAAAAGCCTATGACGTCGTCTTTGGAATGAACTGCTTTTACCGCATGTTCGACATTGCGGAATCGATGCGGACGATCGATCGGGCGGCGAAACGATTGGCGATCGTCGGCATGACATCGGGCCCGCTCGCGCCGCACTATACAGATCTGCAACAATCGGGCTATGCGTTGAAGATGCCAAGGCGGGATTATATTCATCTGATCAATGTTCTATACGAACTCGGCATATACGCGAATTGCCGCATCATACCATTGACGAGGACGAACACATATGAGACGTACGATCAATTGCTGACGGCGAACCGGAGCAGATTTCCCGACGATTCAATCGATCCGCGGGTGCTCGGAGAGGCGCTGGATCGATATGTAGTCTACGAGAACGGCAAATATATATATTCGTATCCATTCCACAGCGCATTAATATATTGGACACCGGGAAGGGGAAATTAA